One Cucumis sativus cultivar 9930 chromosome 1, Cucumber_9930_V3, whole genome shotgun sequence DNA segment encodes these proteins:
- the LOC105434468 gene encoding uncharacterized protein LOC105434468 has translation MRSTTTQGEGASSSIIEAPKRSFCRQRETTKRTRIIRIIGRSLLSVIIFLSVAIITCWLVVFPRTPRLMVETSKVTAHGSTNRHLNATIVFYIKSYNPNKKASIHMDSVKMIVSDYMGLPFHSTIPTFTLMPRNEMVFNSTVRVNFMYPFGRPVHSDWVHLELRFSAQVSYIVNRWRSKPRLLEIYCDHLWLRINDSTPNFDKTKCRVDL, from the exons ATGAGGAGTACTACTACACAGGGAGAAGGAGCATCATCCTCCATTATTGAGGCACCAAAACGAAGCTTCTGTAGACAACGTGAGACAACAAAACGCACAAGAATCATAAGAATCATAGGAAGAAGTTTGTTGTCTGTAATAATCTTCTTGAGTGTTGCAATTATCACATGTTGGCTTGTTGTTTTCCCCAGAACCCCACGTCTCATGGTGGAAACTAGCAAAGTGACAGCCCATGGTTCAACTAATAGACACCTCAATGCAACCATAGTTTTCTACATCAAAAGCTACAACCCTAACAAAAAAGCCTCCATTCACATGGATTCTGTGAAGATGATAGTCAGTGATTATATGGGGCTACCGTTTCACTCCACCATCCCCACCTTCACGTTGATGCCTCGAAACGAGATGGTCTTCAACTCAACCGTTCGTGTCAACTTCATGTACCCATTTGGGCGCCCGGTGCATTCGGACTGGGTACATCTAGAGCTTCGCTTCTCTGCTCAAGTTAG TTACATTGTGAACAGATGGAGGTCGAAACCACGATTGCTGGAGATCTATTGTGATCACCTTTGGCTTAGGATTAATGATTCTACCCCtaattttgataaaaccaAATGCAGAGTGGATCTTTAA
- the LOC105435303 gene encoding uncharacterized protein LOC105435303, which produces MRSSTTTTTTTQGEASSSSIIRAPKRGAYRQHGIAKRTRVIRIIGRSLLCAIMLLGIAILTCWFVVIPRTPQLMVESGQVTGYHSTIRKLNATIVFNIRSYNPNKRASIYVDSMKMTVKNYMSVPFHSDIPNFTMTPRNMTVLTPTILVNCIYPFGRPLHAGWIHIELSFSAKVSYIFNRWASKPRLMEIYCNHFWFKIDDSMPNFDNIKCQVDL; this is translated from the exons atgagaagcagcactactactactactactacacAAGGAGAAGCCTCCTCCTCATCCATTATTAGGGCCCCAAAAAGAGGAGCCTATAGGCAACATGGGATAGCAAAACGCACAAGGGTTATAAGAATCATAGGAAGAAGCTTGTTGTGTGCAATAATGCTTTTGGGTATTGCAATCCTCACATGTTGGTTTGTTGTCATCCCCAGAACCCCACAGCTCATGGTGGAAAGTGGCCAAGTCACAGGCTATCATTCAACTATTAGAAAGCTCAATGCCACCATAGTTTTCAATATCAGGAGCTACAACCCTAACAAAAGAGCCTCCATTTACGTGGATTCTATGAAGATGACAGTCAAAAACTATATGAGCGTACCATTTCACTCTGACATCCCCAACTTCACGATGACACCTCGAAACATGACTGTCTTGACCCCCACCATCCTTGTCAACTGCATATATCCGTTTGGGCGTCCGTTGCATGCAGGTTGGATACATATTGAGCTTAGCTTCTCAGCTAAAGTCAG TTACATTTTCAACAGATGGGCATCAAAACCTCGGTTGATGGAGATCTATTGTAATCACTTCTGGTTTAAGATCGATGATTCTATGCCTAATTTTGACAACATCAAATGCCAAGTGGATCTTTGA